CCAGTACGTGGCGTGTCCGTCGTACTCCATTTGATTTTTCATCGGGTGGTGATGGATCCGCTTTATGGAAATCTGAAGACGGTGGAGATAATTGGACGAATATTTCAAAGAACAAAGGTCTGCCTGAAGGAACATTGGGAATTATTGGAGTTACCGTTTCTCCTGTTAATCCAGATAGGATTTGGACAATTATTGAAAATGAAAAAGGCGGTGTTTACAGGTCTGATGATGCTGGAAAAACGTGGGAACTGACCAATAGCGATCGGAGCTTGCGTCAACGAGCTTGGTACTATTCAAGAATTTATGCCGATAGTAAAGATTCAGATAAGGTGATGGTCGTTAATGTTGCTTATCATACTTCTACTGATGGTGGTAAAAGCTTCAAGTCAAGAGGTGCTCCGCATGGGGATCATCACGATTTATGGATTGCTCCAGAAGACAATATGCGAATGATTATTGCTGATGACGGAGGTGCACAAATTAGTTATGACGGCGGCGAAAATTGGTCGACGTACATGAATCAACCGACTTCGCAATTCTATCGGGTTACAACGGATAACCATTTTCCCTATCGAATTTACGGTGCGCAGCAAGACAATTCAGCGATTCGAATTCAATCTAGAGCACAATGGGGAAGTATTTCTGAACAGCATTGGGAATCCACAGCTGGTGGTGAAAGTGCTCACTTGGCTCCAGATCCAAACGACAACGACATCGTTTATGGAGGAAGTTATGGTGGTTATTTAACACGATACAATCACCATACTGAACAAAATAGGGCGATTAACGTTTGGCCGGATAATCCAATTGGATATGGTGCTGAAGGAATGAAATACAGATTCCAATGGAACTTCCCTGTCTTCTTTTCGCCGCACGATCCGAACAAATTATATACCTGCTCACAGCATCTACATGTTTCTACAAATGGCGGTGAAACTTGGAAAATTATCTCACCTGACTTAAGTCGAAATGACGCATCTAAATTGATTCCATCTGGTGGACCAATTACGAAAGACAACACAGGCGTTGAGTATTACGCTACGATTTTTGCCGCAATAGAATCGCCTTATGAGAAAGACCTTCTTTGGTGTGGATCTGATGATGGCTTGATTCACATTTCAAAAGATGGTGGTGCGAATTGGGAAAATGTGACCCCGAAAAAACTACCAGAATGGGCCTTGATCAATAGTATTGAAGCTGATCCATGGAACAAAGGCGGATTGTATGTTGCAGCTACGAAATACAAAACTGGCGACTATACACCGTATTTGTATCACACTACTGATTATGGTAAAACGTGGAAGTTAATCACGAATGGAATTGCTTCCGAACATTTCACAAGGGTAATTAAATCTGATCTAAAAGTTAAAGGATTGTTGTATTGCGGCACCGAACAAGGAATATATTTGAGTAGTGATGATGGCGCAAATTGGCAACCATTTCAATTGAACTTGCCGATTGTTCCAATCACGGATATTGCTTTGAAAGACAACGATATGATCGTCGCGACTCAAGGTCGAAGTTTTTGGATTCTAGATGACCTAAACGTGATTTGGGATGAGTTAAAGCAATCGACAAATAAAGATGAAGCACGAATTTATGCATCGCACCCAACCGTTGGATATGGTGGTAACGACCATACATCATTGACAAAAGGAACCAATCACCCGAGAGGAGTTCGTTTGTTTGTAAATATTCCAGATGCAAAGAAAGCAACTACGCTTCGAATTTTAGATGCTCAAGGAGAAGAAATTACATCCTTTAGTTCTGACGCTAAAGACAAATCCAACAAACTAGAATTTGAAACTGGAACGAACTCATTTGTTTGGGACATGCGCTATCCTAAAGCGGATAAATTTGATGGTTTATTGATGTGGTGGGGAACGCTAAATGGACCAGCAGCTCCTCCTGGACAGTATACGGTAGAACTTAAAATTGAAGATGAAACGGTAAAAACGCAATTCGAAATTCTATTAGACCCCCGAAGTGAAGGAACACCTGAAGACCGACAAGCACA
This genomic interval from Flavobacteriales bacterium contains the following:
- a CDS encoding glycosyl hydrolase, whose translation is SIGAIAVSESHNNIIYVGTGEVTVRGNVSSGTGMYKSIDGGRSWTSIGLPESRHIPRVRIHPKNPDIAYVAVLGDLYKSSEQRGVYKTTDGGKSWNRVLFSNEDAGAVDLILDPLNPDVIYASTWRVRRTPFDFSSGGDGSALWKSEDGGDNWTNISKNKGLPEGTLGIIGVTVSPVNPDRIWTIIENEKGGVYRSDDAGKTWELTNSDRSLRQRAWYYSRIYADSKDSDKVMVVNVAYHTSTDGGKSFKSRGAPHGDHHDLWIAPEDNMRMIIADDGGAQISYDGGENWSTYMNQPTSQFYRVTTDNHFPYRIYGAQQDNSAIRIQSRAQWGSISEQHWESTAGGESAHLAPDPNDNDIVYGGSYGGYLTRYNHHTEQNRAINVWPDNPIGYGAEGMKYRFQWNFPVFFSPHDPNKLYTCSQHLHVSTNGGETWKIISPDLSRNDASKLIPSGGPITKDNTGVEYYATIFAAIESPYEKDLLWCGSDDGLIHISKDGGANWENVTPKKLPEWALINSIEADPWNKGGLYVAATKYKTGDYTPYLYHTTDYGKTWKLITNGIASEHFTRVIKSDLKVKGLLYCGTEQGIYLSSDDGANWQPFQLNLPIVPITDIALKDNDMIVATQGRSFWILDDLNVIWDELKQSTNKDEARIYASHPTVGYGGNDHTSLTKGTNHPRGVRLFVNIPDAKKATTLRILDAQGEEITSFSSDAKDKSNKLEFETGTNSFVWDMRYPKADKFDGLLMWWGTLNGPAAPPGQYTVELKIEDETVKTQFEILLDPRSEGTPEDRQAQFEFLLGIRNKLDETHDAIRNMRDIKSQIKGLNGRIDKDKFADVIKEGERLDSLMTDIEKALYQTKLQSNQDMLNYPIKLNNKLAHVASLASMGIYRPTDQMIAVKVSIAKEIDVELEKWYSIRDEELTKYNELIRSQKVNAIQVGKDN